A region of Sulfurimonas sp. DNA encodes the following proteins:
- a CDS encoding HlyD family type I secretion periplasmic adaptor subunit, whose translation MKKIFLKTKEILIMGIANKIVKIALKTKKYLGLKMSSNKYLLQDKHTFKPLLIEIEDRPASPVGHFILWAVIGVFTVGVIWLSVSEIDVVVTARGKLVPSGDIKTVQSTYNGNILDILVKEGDSVKKGQLLIIMDTNIIETQMEAKSELIKEFDVKMLRLTALIGNEVFEYKNSMNAQYYKYEKDIYNNEKNSYNQQLSMLEEKINDVSQKMNIAKLEKENKLTNLDEEEIKQAHYKKVIDIIPRIQYIQIQYKVVFLKNEIRTYDNRLLGLNNNLQELSKQKALIRFTNNAKYYKELREIDQVKKKLIVEVQTLLLQKYKYNIVSPVDGYILKLDVNTQESVLTSAQKLMTIVPSTVKLRAKVDVENKDIGYVGDKIEALLKIDTFDFQKYGFIHSKLLKISSSSIEKEGVGLVYEAVLELETNYFLFNGSKKRLKPGMTVTAEMKVGKRKLIEFFIYPAIKYFNEGMSII comes from the coding sequence ATGAAAAAGATATTTTTAAAAACCAAAGAAATCCTCATTATGGGAATAGCCAATAAAATTGTAAAAATAGCTCTTAAAACCAAAAAGTATTTGGGGTTAAAGATGTCTAGTAATAAATATCTCTTACAAGATAAACACACTTTTAAACCTCTACTTATAGAAATAGAAGACAGACCCGCAAGTCCTGTAGGACATTTTATCCTATGGGCAGTCATTGGGGTATTTACTGTAGGAGTGATATGGTTAAGTGTCTCTGAAATTGATGTGGTAGTAACAGCACGGGGAAAGCTAGTCCCCAGTGGAGATATTAAAACAGTGCAGTCCACTTACAATGGAAATATTCTAGATATCTTAGTAAAAGAAGGGGACAGTGTCAAAAAAGGACAATTGCTTATCATAATGGATACGAATATCATAGAGACACAAATGGAAGCCAAATCTGAACTTATCAAAGAATTTGATGTTAAGATGTTACGACTTACTGCATTGATTGGAAATGAAGTTTTTGAATATAAAAACTCTATGAATGCCCAATATTATAAATATGAAAAAGATATATATAACAATGAAAAAAATTCTTATAATCAGCAACTGTCTATGTTGGAAGAAAAAATTAATGATGTCTCACAAAAAATGAATATTGCCAAACTGGAAAAAGAAAACAAACTTACAAATCTGGACGAAGAAGAGATTAAACAGGCACATTATAAAAAAGTCATTGATATTATTCCTCGAATACAATATATCCAAATACAATATAAAGTAGTTTTTTTAAAAAATGAAATAAGAACCTATGACAATAGATTACTTGGGTTAAATAATAATCTTCAAGAACTATCTAAACAAAAAGCACTCATTAGATTTACTAATAATGCTAAATACTATAAAGAATTAAGGGAAATCGACCAAGTTAAAAAAAAACTTATTGTTGAAGTTCAAACACTTCTTTTACAAAAATATAAATATAATATTGTTTCACCTGTGGATGGATATATCCTAAAGCTAGATGTGAATACCCAAGAAAGTGTGCTGACTTCAGCCCAAAAGCTCATGACAATAGTGCCAAGTACCGTCAAATTAAGAGCTAAAGTAGATGTAGAAAATAAAGATATTGGATATGTCGGAGATAAAATAGAAGCTTTACTTAAAATTGATACCTTTGATTTCCAAAAATATGGATTTATACACTCAAAACTTTTAAAAATATCCAGCAGTTCCATTGAAAAAGAAGGGGTAGGTTTAGTTTATGAAGCTGTGCTTGAATTGGAAACAAATTATTTTCTTTTTAATGGGAGTAAAAAACGCTTAAAACCAGGGATGACTGTAACTGCTGAGATGAAAGTAGGGAAAAGAAAACTCATTGAATTCTTTATTTATCCTGCTATTAAGTATTTTAATGAAGGTATGAGTATTATTTAG
- a CDS encoding IS4 family transposase has product MLSKEFKSSSKMKDTDFTRERKLNFITMMNIMIKKSSKSLQNTLNESKEKIYELCHSVYVTVSSGAYTRARAKLNYKAFIELSELVRDGFYEDGEYQTYKGYRLLAVDGSIVTLPNTDDVKKEFTATKVKNQKPEFSKDVVLARASTLYDVLNNIVIDASINDKSIGERKLAQQHLQYSDKKDLVIYDRGYPSYELFAEINEKSNYLMRIRKNSFNKVKFLFNKHSKIKDTILEIKAPKKVKDKLEKNNLPTIMKIRFVQVMLRTGEVEVLATNILDDDILQTSDFKELYALRWGIETFYHIIKNRLSLENFTGYTALSVKQDFHITMFLSNYESLLSYDVNIELKEKTLQNRYSQKVNKSISFNTIKQKSFELFYSNKHIDKILENMQTLFMTNTVIIRPNRMSKKRLDKDKDKSTIYVNSANFFKRKKKAIA; this is encoded by the coding sequence ATTCTTTCTAAAGAGTTTAAAAGTAGTAGCAAGATGAAAGACACAGATTTTACAAGAGAAAGGAAACTAAATTTTATAACAATGATGAATATAATGATTAAAAAAAGTAGTAAATCTTTACAGAATACTCTTAATGAATCAAAAGAAAAAATATATGAACTATGCCATAGTGTTTATGTAACAGTCAGTAGTGGTGCGTACACAAGAGCTAGAGCGAAGCTAAATTATAAAGCATTTATAGAACTATCAGAATTAGTAAGAGATGGTTTTTATGAGGATGGTGAGTATCAAACATACAAAGGCTATAGATTGTTAGCAGTAGATGGCTCTATAGTAACTCTGCCAAATACAGATGATGTAAAAAAAGAGTTTACTGCAACTAAAGTAAAAAATCAGAAGCCAGAGTTCTCAAAAGATGTAGTCTTAGCAAGAGCGTCAACCTTGTATGATGTTTTAAATAATATTGTCATAGATGCAAGTATCAATGATAAGAGTATCGGAGAGAGAAAGTTAGCACAACAACACCTTCAATATTCAGATAAAAAAGATTTAGTTATTTATGATAGAGGGTATCCATCTTATGAACTCTTTGCAGAGATAAATGAGAAATCCAATTATCTCATGAGAATAAGAAAAAATAGCTTCAATAAAGTAAAATTCCTATTTAATAAACACTCTAAAATAAAAGATACTATTTTAGAAATCAAAGCTCCTAAAAAAGTAAAAGATAAATTAGAGAAAAACAATCTTCCAACAATTATGAAAATAAGATTCGTACAAGTGATGCTAAGGACTGGTGAAGTAGAAGTATTGGCTACAAATATTTTAGATGATGATATATTGCAAACATCAGACTTTAAAGAGTTATATGCTTTAAGATGGGGTATAGAGACTTTTTACCATATTATAAAAAATAGATTATCATTAGAAAACTTTACAGGCTATACAGCTCTATCAGTAAAGCAAGATTTTCATATAACAATGTTTTTATCAAATTATGAATCACTCTTATCTTATGATGTAAATATAGAACTGAAAGAGAAAACACTGCAGAATAGATATTCTCAAAAAGTTAATAAATCCATATCTTTCAATACAATAAAACAAAAGAGTTTTGAACTTTTTTATAGCAATAAACATATAGATAAAATACTTGAAAATATGCAAACTCTGTTTATGACTAATACAGTAATTATTAGACCAAATAGAATGAGTAAAAAAAGACTGGATAAGGATAAAGACAAATCTACAATCTATGTAAATTCTGCTAATTTCTTTAAAAGAAAGAAAAAGGCAATCGCATGA
- a CDS encoding IS3 family transposase, with the protein MKKHIEKVFEEIPSYGYMKVYHQLLEDGFRVSPNTVLAYRRELGLQAVLAVRPPNTSWADKQHHKYSYKIRGLDIVRANQVWSTDITYIKIKGGMVYMAAIIDWYSKAILSWRISNTMDTDLVMGVLDEALALYGKPEIFNTDQGSQYTSCIHTQTLKDNDIIISMDGKGRATDNICIERFWRSAKVEKIYLNEYERVSILKSDVKDYIEFYNHRRFHETLKYKKPMNVYYDSLKINDENYTKSSENVA; encoded by the coding sequence ATTAAAAAACATATAGAAAAAGTATTTGAAGAGATACCAAGCTATGGCTATATGAAAGTGTATCATCAACTACTAGAGGATGGTTTTCGTGTCAGTCCCAACACAGTGCTGGCATACCGTAGAGAGTTAGGTTTACAGGCTGTTTTAGCTGTAAGACCACCAAATACAAGCTGGGCGGACAAGCAACATCATAAATACTCTTACAAAATAAGAGGATTAGATATCGTAAGAGCAAACCAAGTATGGTCAACAGATATAACCTATATTAAAATTAAAGGTGGTATGGTCTATATGGCTGCCATAATTGATTGGTATTCTAAAGCAATATTATCTTGGCGAATATCCAACACAATGGATACAGATTTAGTCATGGGTGTACTAGATGAAGCACTCGCACTCTATGGTAAGCCTGAGATATTTAATACTGATCAAGGGTCACAATATACAAGCTGTATCCACACTCAAACATTAAAAGATAATGACATAATTATCTCTATGGATGGTAAAGGTAGAGCAACAGATAATATTTGTATTGAGAGGTTCTGGAGAAGTGCTAAAGTTGAAAAAATATACCTCAATGAATATGAGAGAGTATCAATTCTCAAAAGTGATGTTAAGGATTATATAGAATTTTATAATCATAGAAGATTTCATGAGACATTGAAATATAAAAAACCTATGAATGTTTATTATGATAGTTTAAAAATAAATGATGAGAATTACACTAAATCTAGTGAAAATGTAGCATAG
- a CDS encoding IS3 family transposase, which produces MSRKRTTYTAEFKTKLVLEVLKEDKTLNEIASVNNITPKNLQNWKKIFLENAEVAMEPAKVIKEYKEENVRLQAKLDEYAKVVGQLTVEKDWAVGKLSSLDSSYKKELIDRDENKALSVVKQCNLINYNRSNLFYAPMVNLAKNVIKKHIEKVFEEIPSYGYMKVYHQLLEDGFRVSPNTVLAYRRELGLQAVLAVRPPNTSWADKQHHKYSYKIRGLDIVRANQVWSTDITYIKIKGGMVYMAAIIDWYSKAILSWRISNTMDTDLVIGVLDEALALYGKPEIFNTDQGSQYTSCIHTQTLKDNDIIISMDGKGRATDNICIERFWRSAKVEKIYLNEYERVSILKSDVKDYIEFYNHRRFHETLKYKKPMNVYYDSLKINDENYTKSSENVA; this is translated from the coding sequence ATGAGTCGAAAAAGAACAACATATACAGCAGAATTCAAGACAAAGTTAGTTTTAGAAGTTTTAAAAGAAGATAAGACACTAAATGAAATAGCAAGTGTAAATAATATCACACCAAAAAACTTACAAAATTGGAAGAAGATATTCTTGGAAAATGCAGAAGTTGCGATGGAACCTGCAAAAGTAATTAAAGAGTACAAAGAAGAGAATGTAAGATTACAAGCTAAACTTGATGAATATGCAAAGGTTGTAGGTCAACTAACAGTAGAGAAGGACTGGGCGGTGGGAAAGTTAAGCAGCTTGGACTCTAGCTATAAAAAGGAGTTGATTGATAGAGATGAAAATAAGGCATTATCAGTTGTAAAACAATGTAATCTTATTAACTATAACAGAAGTAATTTGTTCTATGCACCAATGGTAAATCTTGCTAAAAATGTAATTAAAAAACATATAGAAAAAGTATTTGAAGAGATACCAAGCTATGGCTATATGAAAGTGTATCATCAACTACTAGAGGATGGTTTTCGTGTCAGTCCCAACACAGTGCTGGCATACCGTAGAGAGTTAGGTTTACAGGCTGTTTTAGCTGTAAGACCACCAAATACAAGCTGGGCGGACAAGCAACATCATAAATACTCTTACAAAATAAGAGGATTAGATATCGTAAGAGCAAACCAAGTATGGTCAACAGATATAACCTATATTAAAATTAAAGGTGGTATGGTCTATATGGCTGCCATAATTGATTGGTATTCTAAAGCAATATTATCTTGGCGAATATCCAACACAATGGATACAGATTTAGTCATAGGTGTACTAGATGAAGCACTCGCACTCTATGGTAAGCCTGAGATATTTAATACTGATCAAGGGTCACAATATACAAGCTGTATCCACACTCAAACATTAAAAGATAATGACATAATTATCTCTATGGATGGCAAAGGTAGAGCAACAGATAATATTTGTATTGAGAGGTTCTGGAGAAGTGCTAAAGTTGAAAAAATATACCTCAATGAATATGAGAGAGTATCAATTCTCAAAAGTGATGTTAAGGATTATATAGAATTTTATAATCACAGAAGATTTCATGAGACATTGAAATATAAAAAACCTATGAATGTTTATTATGATAGTTTAAAAATAAATGATGAGAATTACACTAAATCTAGTGAAAATGTAGCATAG
- a CDS encoding antA/AntB antirepressor family protein — translation MQELIKINQTIIGTETTNSVNSRELHQTLEIGRDYSTWMKNQIDTLGLDDNVDYITAPHLGGAVNGGQNAKDYIITTDTAKHIAMASRTPKGKEVRAYFIEMEKQMNEAYIHPTNEQHFKDKYIEQLELTNALLLKNFEMQPHSKKRTKERNIPKPPKEFKLNSRWTDEDRETMKDMKSKGYKAEDIANRLGRTLGALYAQLQRLKPKKSS, via the coding sequence ATGCAAGAACTTATAAAAATAAACCAAACCATCATAGGCACAGAGACAACAAACTCTGTAAACAGTAGAGAACTGCACCAGACTTTGGAGATTGGTAGGGATTATTCAACTTGGATGAAAAATCAAATTGATACACTGGGACTAGATGATAATGTGGATTATATAACCGCTCCCCATTTAGGGGGAGCGGTTAATGGTGGTCAAAATGCAAAAGACTACATCATCACAACAGACACAGCCAAACATATAGCAATGGCTTCACGAACTCCCAAAGGTAAGGAGGTAAGAGCCTATTTCATAGAGATGGAAAAACAAATGAATGAAGCATATATCCACCCAACCAATGAACAGCACTTTAAAGATAAATATATAGAGCAACTAGAACTAACTAATGCACTGCTTCTAAAGAACTTTGAAATGCAACCACACTCAAAAAAAAGAACCAAAGAGAGAAATATTCCTAAACCACCAAAGGAGTTTAAATTAAACTCAAGATGGACAGATGAAGATAGAGAAACTATGAAAGATATGAAATCAAAAGGCTACAAAGCCGAGGATATCGCTAATAGACTAGGTAGAACACTTGGGGCTTTATATGCTCAACTACAAAGATTAAAGCCAAAAAAGAGTAGCTAA
- a CDS encoding DUF7220 family protein yields the protein MQNKRMSLIETVAGTAVGFLISLVLVNIVLPLYDFDVKLGQSVAITFIFTVVSMIRGYGIRRFFNYILNKKGSS from the coding sequence ATGCAAAATAAAAGAATGAGTTTAATTGAGACAGTCGCAGGAACCGCAGTGGGATTTTTGATTTCTTTAGTGTTGGTAAACATAGTTTTACCACTATATGATTTTGATGTAAAGCTAGGTCAAAGTGTAGCTATCACTTTTATTTTTACAGTAGTTAGTATGATACGAGGTTATGGAATTAGAAGGTTTTTTAACTATATTCTCAATAAAAAAGGTAGTAGCTAA
- a CDS encoding tail protein X: protein MITYIVTEPQRLDTIVYEHYKTLDVYETVLEINAHLLNKYILELGDKVMLPTIQITKKVEDGALWD, encoded by the coding sequence ATGATTACATATATCGTAACAGAACCTCAGAGATTAGATACTATTGTTTATGAGCATTATAAGACTTTAGATGTCTATGAGACTGTACTAGAAATCAATGCACACCTACTAAATAAATATATTTTAGAGCTAGGCGATAAAGTGATGCTTCCAACTATCCAAATCACTAAAAAAGTTGAAGATGGTGCATTATGGGATTAA
- a CDS encoding phage tail protein yields the protein MLAQIDDVVLEVDSNVEEVLEKFIFNFAKVNRVGNNPTYQSTNGWEHEVSFSGYFVLKELKELEPLKDVAFLKKPIWFVQKDSHFKVLISGLSIKKNLFLKGGGFIKQGFDITLKRYFK from the coding sequence ATGTTAGCTCAAATTGATGATGTGGTATTAGAAGTTGATAGTAATGTAGAGGAGGTTCTTGAAAAATTTATTTTCAACTTTGCTAAGGTTAATCGTGTAGGAAATAATCCAACTTATCAAAGTACAAATGGATGGGAACATGAGGTTAGCTTTAGTGGATATTTTGTACTAAAAGAACTTAAAGAGTTAGAGCCTTTAAAAGATGTTGCATTTCTTAAAAAGCCTATTTGGTTTGTGCAAAAAGATAGTCATTTTAAAGTATTAATAAGTGGATTGAGTATTAAGAAAAACCTCTTTTTAAAAGGTGGTGGATTTATTAAACAAGGTTTTGACATTACATTAAAAAGGTATTTTAAATGA
- a CDS encoding phage tail tape measure protein, with the protein MALQEFGLGVLIGGLVASSFKSSVKYANTSISDIDKNVKKLSKTKLNIKTFKELSKDASKNRVKLAQFGRSLKNAGIDTKNLDKDTRLLRHSLVNLKKASKIQIKIDSNKAQFAQQKASIIGLGASIYGVTKIIGSANNVIKAQGEIKSLGITAQGIKSITRAGHEMSLQFGQIDGPAFIKASYDIKSGIASLSDEGVMKMTKMAATTAVATKASVADMTSLYALGYGIFREDFSSDMGFGKKFGNMIASAVQAFKTDGKDLADGMANVGAQAKAMGVSLEEELAIIGMSKKAFKTASEAGSGYKAFLGGVGKAQEKLGLTFVDSQGKMLPMVQVLKKIKNKYGDLDLAEKDELTTAFGGREATAIIDALINKTDKLSDAQIKLKKAMMSNKADEMAQAMNQGYGFEKMGNAMGYMAYTVGKVLSPAVDILATGLGGMAMGINWVDEKAGWLLPTVVGLGVGIVTLATILKMGSLAKLGFSLATNIVRKSVLLSTAENYANMMSFNRVSIATSFATAKTKALAAAQRAGAFSSKVLAFGLKAINLVLANNPIGWVIKGVMALGAGAIYLYKNFEPFTNLIDGIWENAKKFFGWIGDKLSVATDAFSGVSNFFGFGDEDKKSPLRAVAPIAISTALAANPMNIPEHKINTQSLNIPTQKEIRVIRENNTQTMFNNNSNITPIHKNYTISVMVQNPSSSIDIADVVKQAIKDIEDENRENSMEDIH; encoded by the coding sequence ATGGCATTGCAAGAGTTTGGATTAGGAGTGCTAATAGGTGGTCTAGTTGCTTCATCTTTTAAGTCCTCTGTTAAATATGCTAATACAAGTATATCAGATATTGATAAAAATGTAAAAAAGCTATCTAAAACTAAACTAAATATAAAGACTTTTAAAGAGCTTAGTAAAGACGCTTCAAAGAACCGTGTTAAGTTAGCTCAATTTGGAAGATCACTAAAAAATGCTGGTATAGATACTAAGAACTTAGATAAAGATACAAGACTCCTCCGCCACTCTTTAGTAAACCTCAAAAAAGCTTCTAAAATTCAAATAAAAATAGATAGTAATAAAGCACAATTTGCACAACAAAAGGCTTCAATAATTGGACTTGGTGCTAGTATTTATGGTGTAACAAAAATAATAGGCAGTGCAAACAATGTCATAAAAGCTCAAGGGGAGATAAAATCGTTAGGCATTACTGCACAGGGTATAAAATCTATTACCAGAGCTGGACATGAAATGAGTTTACAGTTTGGTCAAATAGATGGACCAGCATTTATCAAGGCATCTTATGACATCAAGTCGGGTATCGCATCTCTAAGTGATGAGGGTGTTATGAAGATGACTAAGATGGCTGCAACAACTGCGGTCGCTACTAAAGCAAGTGTAGCAGATATGACAAGCCTTTATGCTTTAGGATATGGGATATTTAGAGAAGATTTTAGTTCAGATATGGGCTTTGGTAAGAAATTTGGTAACATGATAGCTAGTGCGGTACAAGCATTTAAAACAGATGGTAAAGATTTAGCAGATGGTATGGCAAATGTAGGTGCTCAAGCCAAAGCAATGGGAGTAAGTCTTGAAGAAGAACTTGCAATTATTGGTATGAGCAAGAAAGCGTTTAAAACTGCCAGTGAGGCAGGTTCTGGTTATAAGGCTTTTTTAGGTGGTGTTGGCAAAGCACAAGAAAAACTAGGACTTACCTTTGTTGATTCGCAAGGCAAGATGCTTCCAATGGTTCAAGTTTTAAAAAAAATAAAAAATAAGTACGGTGATTTAGATTTAGCTGAAAAAGATGAACTTACAACCGCCTTTGGTGGTAGAGAAGCTACTGCAATTATAGATGCCTTAATCAATAAAACTGATAAGTTGTCAGATGCTCAAATAAAGCTTAAAAAAGCGATGATGAGCAATAAAGCCGATGAAATGGCTCAAGCTATGAACCAAGGTTATGGTTTTGAAAAGATGGGTAATGCCATGGGCTATATGGCTTATACTGTTGGTAAAGTATTATCTCCAGCTGTGGATATTTTAGCTACAGGTCTTGGTGGTATGGCTATGGGTATTAACTGGGTTGATGAAAAAGCTGGTTGGCTTTTACCTACAGTCGTAGGTCTTGGTGTTGGGATTGTAACACTAGCAACTATTTTAAAAATGGGAAGTCTTGCTAAACTTGGTTTTTCACTTGCAACCAATATTGTTAGAAAGTCAGTTCTCCTAAGTACAGCTGAAAACTATGCGAATATGATGAGCTTTAATCGTGTAAGTATTGCTACAAGTTTTGCTACTGCAAAAACTAAAGCTTTAGCAGCAGCTCAAAGAGCTGGTGCATTTAGTAGTAAAGTTTTAGCCTTTGGATTAAAAGCGATTAATCTCGTTCTTGCTAATAATCCTATAGGTTGGGTTATTAAAGGTGTAATGGCTTTAGGTGCTGGAGCAATTTATTTATATAAAAACTTTGAACCGTTTACAAACCTTATAGATGGGATTTGGGAAAATGCTAAAAAGTTCTTTGGATGGATAGGAGATAAACTAAGTGTTGCAACAGATGCATTTAGTGGCGTTAGTAACTTCTTTGGATTTGGAGATGAAGATAAAAAAAGTCCTCTTAGAGCAGTAGCTCCTATCGCAATTAGTACAGCTTTAGCTGCTAATCCTATGAATATCCCAGAACATAAAATAAATACTCAAAGTTTGAATATCCCTACTCAAAAAGAGATACGAGTCATACGAGAAAACAACACTCAAACTATGTTCAATAATAACTCTAATATTACACCAATACATAAAAATTACACCATTAGCGTCATGGTACAAAATCCAAGCTCAAGCATAGATATAGCTGATGTAGTTAAACAGGCAATTAAAGATATTGAAGATGAAAATAGAGAAAACTCTATGGAGGATATACACTAA
- a CDS encoding phage tail assembly protein has translation MADEKTNEKNLGSVTLDGGKVVKIAKPTMLQVKAAQKFEDDAEQEAHLISSITGISVEELEGMLYDEYTSIAVPLNSFLYRVGKMREEALA, from the coding sequence ATGGCAGATGAAAAAACAAATGAAAAAAATTTAGGTTCAGTCACTTTAGATGGTGGAAAAGTTGTAAAAATTGCTAAACCAACTATGTTGCAAGTTAAGGCAGCTCAAAAATTTGAAGATGATGCAGAACAAGAAGCACATTTGATTTCAAGTATAACAGGCATATCAGTTGAAGAGCTTGAAGGTATGCTGTATGATGAATATACATCTATTGCAGTGCCATTAAACTCTTTTTTATACCGAGTTGGGAAGATGCGAGAAGAGGCATTAGCTTAA
- a CDS encoding phage major tail tube protein, with translation MKNQVSHVIARADIFVVGVGFIGVGTYTSPELKWKKITNNGAAGEYDLVYGAVEKLEASMKFTVTNDVLFEAALLLNNATIICSEALATEDGAKGRRDVLIGAVDIKESESKPGEVKESEISMSPHYWLKESSGVPVIEIDKKKDIVRIMGKDVLEEIRKAVGG, from the coding sequence ATGAAAAATCAAGTAAGTCATGTAATAGCAAGGGCAGATATTTTTGTAGTTGGTGTTGGCTTTATAGGTGTAGGTACATATACCTCTCCAGAGTTAAAATGGAAAAAAATAACTAACAATGGTGCAGCTGGAGAGTATGACCTTGTTTATGGTGCAGTTGAAAAACTTGAAGCTAGTATGAAGTTTACTGTAACAAATGATGTTCTTTTTGAAGCTGCATTACTATTAAATAATGCAACTATTATTTGTAGTGAAGCCTTAGCCACTGAAGATGGTGCTAAAGGTCGCAGAGATGTATTGATAGGTGCTGTTGATATAAAAGAGAGTGAATCTAAACCGGGCGAAGTTAAAGAATCAGAAATTAGTATGAGTCCTCATTATTGGTTAAAAGAAAGCAGTGGTGTCCCTGTAATAGAGATAGATAAGAAAAAAGACATCGTTAGAATAATGGGTAAAGATGTCTTAGAAGAAATTAGAAAAGCTGTAGGAGGATAA
- a CDS encoding phage tail protein I: protein MSLLPPNATKELRATDTVLGARIEALKELDLDLNPLTCKKEILPHLAFIYSLDISNLSVDEQRQYIHNAFEIRTHQGTLYSVKKALKLIFNEATIKEWFNYAGEPYHFKADLILSADVSKIYDEAKFKKTNFLLNLAKNTRSVFDGFELSLPNAKGNINLMGGGVFDVHIQNELDFNTGANFKLYGGVVWTV from the coding sequence ATGAGTTTACTCCCACCAAATGCAACAAAAGAATTAAGAGCTACTGACACAGTATTAGGTGCAAGAATTGAAGCTCTTAAAGAGCTTGATTTAGACCTTAACCCTCTTACATGCAAAAAAGAGATACTTCCACACCTAGCTTTCATTTATAGCTTAGATATATCAAATTTAAGCGTTGATGAACAAAGACAATATATTCATAATGCTTTTGAGATAAGAACACATCAAGGAACGCTTTATAGTGTCAAAAAAGCATTAAAATTAATATTTAATGAAGCAACTATAAAAGAGTGGTTTAACTATGCTGGAGAGCCTTATCACTTTAAAGCAGATTTAATACTAAGTGCAGATGTCAGCAAAATCTACGACGAAGCAAAATTCAAAAAAACAAATTTCCTACTGAACTTAGCAAAAAATACAAGAAGTGTATTTGATGGATTTGAACTAAGTTTACCAAATGCAAAAGGCAATATAAATTTAATGGGAGGAGGTGTTTTTGATGTGCATATACAAAATGAATTAGATTTTAATACAGGTGCAAATTTTAAATTATATGGAGGTGTAGTATGGACGGTTTAA
- a CDS encoding baseplate J/gp47 family protein: MLNNKYNLPIPTAIEVLNFEKILQDNVAYASELLPNWQPVESDDYMILLESQSNKEVYFRAYINSLIKKMLPHYSNGADLDNFIFGFYAGITRLKDEEDAEFLDRAILSVNRFSTAGPIEAYAYHTYKADSRVVDAKVINAIKPLSEYVPLFVVQDEAGILAALMQLMGDMATVEIYIASKNTVDEELLQIILTTLNEEKTRPLTDRVIVKSATIKEVVLDATLEVYDLTASATIETQIRINFNKFFKIGEDLIYSKIISSLHINGVYKVTTNINDDVVIKDTEIVKLTLNLNLVQREMR; the protein is encoded by the coding sequence ATGTTAAATAACAAGTATAACTTACCAATACCAACCGCTATAGAAGTGCTAAACTTTGAAAAAATACTGCAAGATAATGTAGCTTATGCATCGGAATTACTTCCAAATTGGCAACCTGTTGAGAGTGATGATTATATGATACTTCTTGAATCTCAAAGCAATAAAGAAGTATATTTTAGAGCATATATAAATTCATTAATCAAGAAGATGCTACCACACTATAGCAATGGTGCTGATTTAGATAATTTTATCTTTGGATTTTATGCTGGTATAACAAGACTTAAAGATGAAGAAGATGCTGAGTTTTTAGATAGAGCAATTTTAAGTGTAAATCGTTTCTCTACTGCTGGTCCTATAGAAGCTTATGCATATCATACTTATAAAGCTGATTCACGAGTAGTAGACGCAAAAGTTATAAATGCTATTAAACCATTAAGTGAATATGTACCTTTATTTGTAGTTCAAGATGAAGCTGGAATTTTAGCAGCACTGATGCAACTTATGGGAGATATGGCTACGGTTGAAATTTATATAGCTTCAAAAAATACAGTTGATGAGGAACTTCTGCAAATAATTTTAACTACTCTTAATGAAGAGAAAACAAGACCTCTAACAGATAGAGTAATAGTTAAATCAGCTACTATAAAAGAGGTGGTTTTAGATGCAACCTTAGAAGTTTATGACCTCACTGCAAGTGCAACGATTGAAACTCAGATACGCATCAACTTTAATAAATTCTTTAAAATTGGCGAAGATTTAATCTACTCTAAAATCATATCTTCTTTGCACATTAATGGTGTATATAAAGTTACAACAAATATAAATGATGATGTTGTTATAAAAGATACAGAAATAGTAAAACTTACATTAAATCTTAACCTTGTTCAAAGGGAAATGAGATGA